The following are encoded together in the Carassius auratus strain Wakin unplaced genomic scaffold, ASM336829v1 scaf_tig00046642, whole genome shotgun sequence genome:
- the LOC113088633 gene encoding PRELI domain containing protein 3B-like, translating into MKIWTSEHVFNHPWETVTKAAMQKYPNPMNPSVFGVDVLDRNVDQQGRLHSKRLLSTEWGLPSIVRSIMGNTRSCTYIQEHSVVDPKEKSFELQSTNISFTNIVSVDERLVYRPHPDDPEKTMLTQEAIISVKGVSLSSYLEGLMASTISNNAGKGREAMEWVIRRLNTEIEELAITARGTLRTPMAAAAVTEN; encoded by the exons ATGAAGATCTGGACGTCAGAACACGTTTTCAA CCATCCGTGGGAAACCGTGACCAAAGCTGCCATGCAGAAGTACCCGAACCCCATGAACCCCAGCGTGTTTGGCGTGGACGTGTTGGACCGTAACGTGGACCAGCAGGGACGGCTTCACAGCAAACGTCTTCTCAGCACTGAATGGGGTCTGCCGTCCATCGTGCGATCG ATCATGGGAAACACTAGGTCATGTACGTACATCCAGGAGCACTCCGTAGTCGATCCCAAAGAGAAAAGCTTTGAGCTGCAGTCCACTAAT ATCAGCTTCACTAACATCGTGTCAGTGGACGAGCGGCTAGTTTACCGACCGCACCCAGACGACCCGGAGAA GACCATGCTCACGCAGGAAGCCATCATCTCTGTGAAGGGCGTCAGTCTCAGCAGCTATCTGGAGGGACTCATGGCCTCCACCATCTCCAACAACGCAGGAAAG ggtcGTGAGGCGATGGAGTGGGTGATCAGGCGTCTGAACACAGAGATCGAGGAGCTGGCCATCACAGCTAGAGGAACCCTGAGGACACCGATGGCTGCCGCCGCCGTCACCGAGAACTGA